A region from the Halobacillus mangrovi genome encodes:
- a CDS encoding class I SAM-dependent methyltransferase — protein sequence MSRYSFGDTNEASERLHIIDKMFGPSSRKFIKEAGKSRVPLALDLGCGPGNTTRMIAEELHPDEVVGIDISSSHLSRANTLKNITFIQHDVTQPPFPTDAPTLIYARYLLTHLPDVKRVVENWVEELQSGGQILLEENLWIDSNHPVIIQYLEIVADLIKHNGGDLYSGRQFHGLSEIPNIEITHHDVEKVSPPVELVAQSFCLNFRIWKQHPFITERYEPGFLNEMAEQLQSLQREPGDTVIEWGMSQLAIEKVEK from the coding sequence GTGAGTCGATATTCATTTGGGGATACAAATGAAGCTTCAGAGCGTTTACATATTATTGATAAAATGTTTGGCCCGTCTAGTCGAAAGTTTATTAAAGAGGCAGGGAAATCACGTGTACCCTTAGCTCTTGACCTTGGATGCGGCCCAGGGAACACAACGAGAATGATCGCAGAAGAACTCCACCCTGACGAAGTAGTGGGAATAGACATATCTTCTTCTCATCTGTCCCGAGCCAACACTCTCAAGAACATTACTTTTATCCAGCACGATGTAACTCAACCCCCTTTTCCAACAGACGCCCCTACTCTCATTTACGCTCGTTATCTCTTGACCCATTTACCGGATGTAAAGAGGGTTGTTGAAAATTGGGTAGAGGAATTACAAAGTGGAGGACAGATTCTGTTGGAAGAGAATCTTTGGATAGATTCGAACCATCCTGTCATCATTCAATACCTTGAAATCGTCGCAGATCTTATCAAACATAACGGCGGTGACTTATATTCAGGTAGGCAATTTCACGGTCTGAGTGAGATCCCAAACATAGAAATTACTCATCATGATGTAGAAAAGGTGTCGCCGCCTGTTGAGCTGGTGGCTCAGAGTTTTTGTTTGAATTTCCGTATATGGAAGCAGCATCCGTTTATTACTGAAAGGTATGAGCCCGGCTTTTTGAATGAAATGGCTGAACAGTTACAATCTCTTCAAAGGGAACCAGGAGACACAGTTATAGAGTGGGGAATGAGTCAACTTGCGATTGAAAAAGTTGAGAAATAA
- a CDS encoding SDR family oxidoreductase — MNKVALVTGGSKGLGKAIALTLGEQGNKVIVNFNRNAEKAKLVIDDGGEAVAIQADITQEDEVKRLASEAENLFQEPITILVNNATGPQPELSLQDVSWEDYLDQLHFTVKAPLLLTKELMGGMQSKKWGRIINIGSEVVELGNPHFSNYVTAKSSVIGMTRSWANELGGYGITVNTVHPGFIPVERHGEVTEESAKGYVQHVPLKKLGKPKDIANTVGFLCSDEAEFITGQNINVNGGNTFGV, encoded by the coding sequence ATGAACAAAGTAGCACTTGTAACAGGAGGCTCAAAAGGGTTAGGCAAAGCTATAGCATTAACATTAGGTGAACAAGGTAACAAGGTGATTGTAAACTTCAATCGGAACGCTGAAAAAGCAAAGTTAGTCATAGATGATGGCGGGGAAGCAGTGGCCATCCAGGCAGATATTACTCAAGAAGATGAAGTTAAGAGATTAGCGTCCGAAGCAGAAAATCTGTTTCAAGAGCCGATTACGATTCTTGTCAATAATGCGACCGGACCTCAGCCAGAGCTTTCTCTGCAAGATGTGTCGTGGGAGGATTACCTCGACCAATTGCACTTCACTGTGAAAGCTCCTCTTCTTTTGACAAAAGAATTGATGGGAGGAATGCAGAGTAAAAAGTGGGGGAGGATCATCAATATTGGAAGTGAAGTCGTTGAGCTTGGTAATCCTCACTTTTCCAATTATGTAACGGCTAAGTCTTCTGTTATAGGCATGACAAGGTCATGGGCGAATGAATTAGGGGGATACGGAATTACCGTCAATACGGTCCATCCTGGATTCATTCCGGTAGAGCGACACGGGGAGGTAACCGAAGAAAGTGCGAAAGGATATGTTCAGCACGTACCATTGAAAAAGTTGGGGAAACCGAAAGACATTGCAAATACTGTAGGCTTTTTATGCAGTGACGAAGCAGAATTTATTACGGGGCAGAATATCAATGTGAACGGTGGAAACACATTCGGTGTGTAG
- a CDS encoding LysR family transcriptional regulator translates to MLQKLKYFIEVAQQRSFTKAAETLYISQPALSKQMRLLEEELGFALFNRSVRGVDLTEKGKGLYQELRPLFTEIEKTVTHYQGHDKVRFGSTPFLSSYFLHEFYGNLERANFYVTAIKDDSQDLLPLLENDEIDGTIIQDVPSFGSLHSALLFKDEFVAAIPVSFHLASKDEVSIDECMMETQIIPPEGPLSEQIRAIRNERHFQGKIVESHYHAMAGLVSLGVGIAYLPSIMVKQIEYKGVVFLPIQGSPLVRHMYLYATTREMLDYLQRLFTK, encoded by the coding sequence GTGTTACAAAAACTAAAGTACTTTATCGAAGTTGCTCAGCAGCGGAGTTTTACAAAGGCTGCTGAAACCTTGTATATTTCACAACCAGCCTTAAGTAAGCAAATGAGACTATTAGAGGAGGAGCTTGGCTTTGCCCTTTTTAATCGCTCGGTAAGAGGAGTGGACTTAACAGAGAAAGGAAAGGGGTTATATCAAGAATTACGGCCGCTCTTCACCGAAATTGAAAAGACAGTCACTCACTATCAAGGACATGACAAAGTTCGGTTTGGATCTACTCCTTTCTTAAGCTCGTATTTCTTGCATGAGTTTTATGGGAATCTTGAGCGGGCAAACTTCTATGTAACGGCTATTAAGGATGACAGTCAAGATTTGCTTCCCCTTTTAGAAAACGACGAAATTGATGGAACAATCATCCAGGATGTGCCTTCTTTCGGCTCACTACACTCCGCCCTATTGTTTAAGGATGAGTTTGTTGCGGCTATTCCTGTCTCGTTCCATCTGGCCTCTAAGGATGAGGTATCCATCGATGAATGCATGATGGAAACACAGATCATTCCTCCAGAGGGACCTCTGTCCGAACAAATACGTGCTATTAGGAACGAGCGTCATTTTCAAGGCAAAATAGTAGAAAGCCATTATCATGCGATGGCAGGACTCGTATCCCTGGGAGTAGGAATCGCTTATCTTCCAAGTATTATGGTGAAACAAATCGAATATAAGGGAGTTGTCTTTCTACCTATTCAGGGGAGTCCATTGGTTCGTCACATGTACCTGTATGCGACGACGAGGGAAATGCTCGACTACTTACAGCGTCTGTTTACGAAATAA
- a CDS encoding DMT family transporter yields MKNLYVLLFVSVIFEVIGAIFMKHANGFSDVRASVVVVISYSLALSLYIIITKNHEIGKINALWSGGGTTLVTILGILIFNESVTFSKMVGLGIIIVGICGLTLKPGRKKFITKRSA; encoded by the coding sequence ATGAAAAACCTGTACGTTCTGTTATTTGTTTCCGTCATTTTCGAGGTCATTGGGGCTATATTTATGAAACACGCGAACGGCTTTAGTGATGTAAGGGCAAGTGTAGTGGTTGTGATTAGCTACAGCTTGGCATTAAGTCTTTATATCATCATTACAAAAAACCATGAAATTGGAAAAATTAACGCTCTCTGGTCTGGAGGAGGGACGACTCTCGTAACCATCTTAGGTATTTTAATTTTCAATGAATCAGTTACTTTTTCCAAAATGGTCGGCCTAGGAATTATCATCGTTGGAATTTGCGGGCTCACCTTAAAACCTGGAAGGAAAAAATTTATCACAAAAAGGAGTGCATGA
- a CDS encoding DMT family transporter produces MILGYLILSLLFATLGNICVKLSSGFRRFLPSTASFGFIGLCLYFLTLSVETLEIWIAYAVWSGVSIAATTLFGIFLFNEEASRKKFISIGLIIIGVIIL; encoded by the coding sequence ATGATATTGGGATATTTAATCCTTTCCTTATTATTTGCCACCTTAGGAAACATTTGCGTTAAACTATCATCGGGATTCCGGCGTTTTCTTCCGAGTACAGCATCGTTCGGGTTCATTGGGCTTTGTCTCTACTTTTTAACCTTAAGTGTCGAGACACTGGAAATTTGGATTGCTTATGCCGTTTGGTCTGGGGTTTCTATAGCTGCTACTACCTTATTTGGAATTTTTCTTTTCAATGAGGAGGCAAGCCGAAAAAAATTCATTTCCATTGGCTTAATCATCATCGGTGTAATCATCCTTTAA
- a CDS encoding universal stress protein, which produces MYNKIMAAYDGSEGSLKALEHALDLTKVNHAQLVVVHVEKEEARDPFDSLTSGSDMSVNYGGADVKAYEANINEKEKPPSDLKTKHSDHEIFTEAKKLAGQKGVSVFYEVLKGDPVKRLSHFASNNDVDLIVIGNRGVSGIKKFMLGSISERVAKEATVPVTIIK; this is translated from the coding sequence ATGTATAACAAAATCATGGCGGCTTATGATGGATCCGAAGGAAGCTTGAAAGCTCTTGAACATGCATTAGATTTAACAAAAGTAAACCATGCTCAATTGGTGGTTGTCCACGTAGAAAAAGAGGAGGCAAGAGATCCGTTTGATTCATTAACCTCTGGTAGTGATATGAGTGTCAATTATGGCGGGGCTGACGTTAAAGCCTATGAAGCAAACATCAATGAAAAGGAAAAGCCTCCAAGTGACTTGAAAACCAAGCATAGCGATCATGAAATTTTTACAGAGGCAAAGAAACTCGCTGGTCAAAAAGGGGTATCGGTATTTTATGAAGTGTTAAAAGGTGACCCTGTTAAGCGGTTAAGCCACTTTGCTTCTAATAATGATGTGGATCTGATTGTAATAGGAAACCGCGGTGTTAGCGGCATTAAAAAATTCATGCTAGGAAGCATTAGTGAAAGGGTAGCAAAAGAAGCGACTGTACCGGTAACGATTATTAAATAG
- a CDS encoding NAD(P)-binding protein, with protein sequence MKIAIIGAGLSGLSCALTLEKHGLSADLFEKQKDIGYDFKIAQLMTPILHAPVDDMIQFLSEKYDIHLKPTTNIQKIHVHSPNESASVEGKLGFINMRGNHKEAYEKQLADQLITSRIYCNHHVTHEEVSKEYTHIVLATGETLDTDQIQPFQIDFKSTIVGAIVRGKFLRTEVHTWFDTELAPKGLVYFLPHSETLGTLVLIYPQYDEMMAKKKETLWSIALERASYTLKQSLTIEEDFSKRDYVVGKCQYPRIGNTFFTGNCFGAVTPFLGFGQTGSILSGIYAAQDMCGIGNYEKLCKPLYKDYQDSQVLRKTIERLSNDQFDFVTKVLRVKAVESMVTHKNNKSLKMLSHLLKPFSR encoded by the coding sequence ATGAAAATAGCGATCATCGGGGCAGGACTTTCCGGGCTTTCTTGTGCCTTGACTCTTGAAAAGCACGGGCTTTCCGCAGATCTATTTGAAAAACAGAAAGATATTGGCTATGACTTTAAAATTGCCCAATTGATGACTCCTATACTTCATGCTCCGGTGGATGATATGATTCAATTTCTTTCTGAAAAGTATGATATTCATTTAAAACCAACCACCAACATACAGAAAATTCATGTCCACTCTCCAAATGAGTCCGCGAGTGTGGAAGGGAAGCTCGGATTTATTAATATGCGCGGCAACCATAAAGAAGCTTATGAAAAACAGTTAGCCGATCAGCTAATAACGAGCCGAATCTATTGTAATCACCACGTCACTCATGAAGAAGTATCTAAAGAGTACACTCACATAGTCTTAGCCACTGGGGAGACGCTGGACACAGACCAAATCCAGCCCTTTCAGATTGATTTCAAGTCCACCATTGTAGGGGCAATCGTACGAGGAAAATTCTTACGGACTGAGGTTCATACATGGTTTGATACAGAGCTTGCCCCAAAAGGACTCGTTTACTTTCTTCCTCATTCGGAGACCCTGGGCACTCTTGTGTTAATTTATCCTCAATACGATGAAATGATGGCCAAAAAAAAAGAAACGCTATGGTCTATAGCTTTAGAACGTGCATCTTACACGCTAAAACAATCATTGACCATCGAAGAAGATTTTTCCAAAAGAGACTATGTGGTCGGAAAGTGTCAATACCCCAGAATTGGAAATACCTTTTTTACAGGAAACTGCTTTGGTGCCGTTACCCCTTTTCTAGGGTTCGGTCAGACTGGTTCAATTCTAAGTGGGATTTACGCCGCTCAGGACATGTGCGGTATCGGGAATTATGAAAAGCTTTGTAAACCGCTTTATAAAGACTATCAAGACTCGCAGGTACTTAGAAAAACAATTGAGCGTTTAAGCAATGATCAATTTGATTTCGTTACTAAAGTCCTTCGTGTAAAAGCCGTAGAAAGCATGGTCACACACAAAAACAATAAATCTTTAAAGATGCTTAGCCATTTATTAAAGCCTTTCAGCAGATAA
- a CDS encoding small acid-soluble spore protein H: MNRQRAREISESPIMANVTYNNQPIYIQHVDDQNGTARIYPLDQPENEQEVSLNELREELH; encoded by the coding sequence ATGAATAGACAAAGAGCACGAGAAATATCTGAGTCTCCAATCATGGCTAACGTTACGTACAATAACCAGCCCATCTATATCCAGCATGTTGATGATCAAAACGGTACAGCAAGAATTTACCCGCTCGATCAGCCTGAGAATGAGCAAGAAGTATCTTTGAATGAATTGCGGGAAGAGCTTCATTAA
- a CDS encoding M14 family zinc carboxypeptidase, whose protein sequence is MSKKKKLALLCSSVVLSAGLISPVYAAPNGTNPGTPENQEYSISGFISHAELSKKLQQIEKSSSGLVDVEVAGYSNQGREIYTATVGTGDKVILLQSEIHGNEKTGTAALLNMLQQLGSNNSEEFQRIREEVTIVAMPMINPDATELNRRGNDLSWSEVEEDFPQLSGVEPSWNYYTYTNQYWDYASNPGFDVNRDFNPDLDYEPQAEDFPGTSSEPGWYITPEAQTVRDVYKGLMNEFGKVDVFVDLHHQGEYFVEGTDDKVTLSISGDFVPNPNSEEGDKYREYADTYNEEFSKQLNVAAYDALQVKGNSPFDNITLYPQNLDLPGTALGSFALNGSGAVLFEVTGQTQSYGQKKRGQLVKAVETGVYGIINGVATGEVYNIDASEYDDIPLTDRDQDYGF, encoded by the coding sequence ATGAGTAAAAAGAAGAAGTTAGCCTTATTATGTAGTTCCGTTGTCCTTTCAGCTGGGTTAATCAGCCCGGTTTATGCAGCACCTAATGGTACAAACCCTGGAACACCAGAAAACCAGGAGTATTCAATCTCAGGCTTTATCAGCCACGCGGAGTTAAGTAAAAAACTTCAGCAGATTGAAAAAAGCAGCAGCGGATTAGTTGATGTTGAAGTGGCTGGTTACTCGAATCAAGGAAGAGAAATCTATACAGCTACTGTAGGTACAGGAGATAAAGTCATTCTTCTCCAAAGTGAAATTCATGGGAATGAAAAGACGGGAACAGCTGCTTTATTAAACATGCTGCAACAGCTAGGGTCGAATAATTCTGAAGAGTTTCAAAGAATTAGAGAAGAAGTTACGATTGTTGCTATGCCAATGATCAATCCGGATGCTACCGAATTAAATCGCCGTGGAAATGATTTATCCTGGAGCGAAGTGGAAGAAGATTTTCCTCAATTATCGGGCGTGGAGCCTTCTTGGAACTATTACACATACACAAACCAATACTGGGATTATGCATCTAACCCAGGATTTGATGTGAATAGAGATTTTAACCCAGACCTTGACTATGAACCTCAAGCAGAGGATTTTCCTGGCACTTCCTCCGAACCAGGCTGGTACATTACTCCTGAAGCACAAACCGTACGTGATGTTTATAAAGGCTTAATGAACGAATTCGGTAAAGTGGATGTGTTTGTAGATTTACACCACCAGGGTGAGTACTTTGTAGAAGGAACGGACGATAAAGTAACCTTATCCATTTCAGGAGATTTTGTTCCAAACCCGAATAGTGAAGAAGGCGATAAGTATAGGGAGTATGCGGATACCTACAATGAAGAGTTCTCCAAGCAATTAAATGTAGCCGCTTATGATGCGTTACAGGTGAAAGGGAACTCACCGTTTGACAATATCACCCTCTACCCGCAAAACCTTGATCTTCCTGGCACAGCACTTGGATCTTTTGCCTTAAATGGAAGTGGAGCTGTTTTATTTGAAGTGACTGGTCAAACTCAGAGCTATGGTCAGAAGAAGAGAGGTCAATTGGTTAAAGCGGTCGAAACAGGAGTCTATGGAATCATTAACGGCGTTGCTACAGGTGAAGTTTACAATATAGATGCGAGTGAATATGATGATATCCCTCTGACTGACCGTGATCAAGATTATGGGTTTTAA
- a CDS encoding YjzC family protein: MANKQFKTGEKAPETGTYKVDKLVNGNSSKDNTEIKLEEGEQFPPSPSENEAAYWVKRA, translated from the coding sequence ATGGCAAACAAACAGTTTAAGACGGGTGAAAAGGCTCCAGAAACCGGTACGTATAAAGTGGACAAGCTTGTGAATGGCAATTCCAGTAAAGATAATACTGAAATTAAACTGGAAGAGGGCGAACAATTTCCACCTTCTCCATCAGAAAATGAAGCGGCATATTGGGTGAAGCGGGCGTAA
- a CDS encoding glucose starvation-inducible protein B, with translation MVNKNQSSMTREEAGRKGGEKTARKYDQEHFEEIGQKGGKKVSQEYSQEHFENIGQKGGETTRQEYSQEHFEDIGQKGGKTTSQEYSQEHFETIGQKGGETTSQKYGEEHFEKIGKKGGRPGNGSKQNS, from the coding sequence ATGGTAAATAAAAATCAAAGCAGTATGACAAGAGAAGAGGCAGGTCGTAAAGGTGGAGAGAAAACAGCACGAAAATACGATCAAGAACATTTTGAAGAGATCGGCCAAAAGGGCGGCAAAAAAGTAAGCCAGGAATACAGCCAAGAGCACTTTGAAAACATCGGTCAAAAAGGCGGAGAAACGACACGCCAAGAGTATAGTCAAGAACACTTTGAAGATATTGGCCAAAAAGGTGGAAAGACGACTAGCCAAGAGTACAGCCAGGAGCATTTTGAAACGATCGGTCAAAAAGGTGGCGAAACTACCAGTCAGAAATATGGCGAAGAGCATTTTGAGAAGATTGGAAAAAAAGGCGGACGTCCAGGAAATGGATCTAAACAAAACTCCTGA
- a CDS encoding cyanophycinase, protein MRKWLFLLLSVLLVVGSQSGVTHAEKEEGGIKGNLVIVGGALGSSNSEVYQEFIELSGGKDHAKIGIIPAASSSLKSTQKFKEDLMSYGVGEASIEILPLSSHDFKGTDENESKWKSNVQKNESVDQIKGLTGIWFVGGDQLKITDTLLKKNCKQTKALEAIWEIYRDGAVLGGTSAGAAIMSDVMITGGDSLGGFHQEFVEEDISNPEAEYAPVYLEKGLGFFQWGIVDQHFNERSRLGRLAATALKYEKNQLAYGIDEDTAIVVDNQEQTIEVIGRSTVTVVDPSDAQSNGEEIKDLDISYLSAGDRYQVDEKNYIIQEDKVTTNGYEYYNFDPLPATGVLSSYGTLPNYLSYSLVDNKAVNEVYSYLYDSQGDGFELTFDQDENSEGFWGYQDGQKDSYSLLHVNMHVEPIEIDFEESDQLFKDYQKSMFTPPNSTYTPDTKGSLVMAGGALGSSNKEVYDAFIERAGEGAKYAIIPSASSSLKSSHAFMKDLGSYGINETNIDILPLSNHDFKGTEEDESSWMDNKNDRKLAEKVLDYDGVWFVGGDQTDITATLLNEDGSKSKVLESLWEIYENGAVLGGTSAGAAIMSDVMIAGGGSFDTLAKGFTETYDSMSQQEGGPSYLEKGLGFFPYGIIDQHFDNKARLGRLIATTAAHGEEREYSYGIDEDTALIFDSNKQSVEVVGRGGVSVIDLAEAKQPGSSPSSYQDIRLSWLTSGDLLDLNSKETSISDHKVSTTDYEYFYYEAAPHSGVLTPHPMLGNFLSYTLLDNEKEQEVKSYSFHEGKGFELTFKKGKDTEGFWGYQDGNKDDYSYIDVYLDIQPVKVDIEHIK, encoded by the coding sequence ATGAGGAAGTGGTTATTTCTTTTGCTGAGCGTTTTATTAGTAGTAGGATCTCAGTCTGGGGTTACGCATGCAGAGAAAGAAGAGGGGGGCATTAAAGGGAATCTTGTAATTGTTGGCGGGGCTCTAGGCAGCAGTAACTCAGAAGTCTATCAAGAGTTCATCGAGCTTTCAGGCGGAAAAGATCACGCCAAGATAGGAATCATTCCCGCAGCATCAAGTTCTTTAAAATCGACTCAAAAATTCAAGGAAGACTTAATGTCATATGGTGTAGGTGAAGCATCGATTGAAATTCTACCGCTTTCATCTCATGACTTTAAAGGGACAGATGAAAACGAAAGTAAATGGAAGAGTAATGTACAAAAGAACGAATCCGTCGATCAGATCAAAGGACTGACGGGCATCTGGTTTGTTGGTGGCGATCAGTTAAAAATTACCGATACACTTTTGAAGAAAAATTGTAAACAAACAAAAGCCTTAGAGGCGATTTGGGAGATTTATAGAGATGGAGCAGTTCTAGGTGGAACAAGTGCCGGAGCTGCAATTATGAGTGACGTTATGATAACTGGAGGAGATAGCTTAGGCGGCTTTCATCAAGAATTTGTAGAAGAGGATATTTCGAATCCTGAGGCTGAATATGCTCCTGTCTACTTAGAAAAGGGATTAGGGTTCTTTCAATGGGGAATTGTAGACCAGCATTTTAATGAGCGTTCGCGGTTAGGAAGGCTAGCGGCCACTGCATTAAAATATGAAAAAAATCAATTAGCCTATGGCATTGATGAGGACACAGCCATCGTCGTCGACAATCAAGAACAAACAATTGAGGTCATTGGCCGAAGCACAGTGACTGTTGTAGATCCATCGGATGCACAATCGAATGGAGAAGAAATAAAAGATTTAGATATTAGCTATCTTTCCGCAGGTGATCGTTATCAAGTCGATGAGAAAAACTACATCATACAGGAGGATAAGGTAACGACAAATGGCTATGAGTATTACAATTTCGATCCACTCCCTGCTACTGGAGTGCTGAGTTCCTATGGTACTTTGCCAAACTATCTTTCTTATTCATTGGTAGACAATAAGGCGGTCAATGAAGTATACAGTTATCTTTATGATAGCCAAGGTGATGGATTCGAGCTCACTTTTGATCAAGATGAGAATAGCGAAGGATTCTGGGGCTATCAAGATGGACAAAAAGATTCCTATTCTCTCCTTCATGTAAACATGCATGTCGAGCCTATTGAGATTGATTTCGAGGAAAGTGATCAACTATTCAAGGATTATCAAAAATCAATGTTTACTCCCCCGAATTCTACCTATACGCCTGACACGAAAGGCAGCTTAGTGATGGCAGGAGGAGCGCTGGGAAGCTCAAATAAAGAAGTTTACGATGCCTTCATAGAGAGAGCTGGAGAAGGTGCGAAGTATGCGATCATTCCATCGGCAAGTTCGAGTCTCAAATCTTCCCACGCTTTCATGAAAGATTTGGGTTCCTATGGAATTAATGAAACGAATATAGATATTCTGCCGTTATCAAATCATGATTTTAAAGGGACGGAAGAAGATGAATCCAGTTGGATGGACAATAAAAATGATAGAAAACTAGCAGAAAAAGTACTAGATTATGACGGCGTTTGGTTTGTTGGCGGTGACCAGACCGATATCACCGCAACGCTGTTGAATGAAGATGGGTCTAAGTCGAAGGTGCTTGAGAGTTTGTGGGAAATCTATGAAAACGGGGCTGTCTTAGGGGGGACAAGTGCCGGTGCAGCTATAATGAGTGATGTGATGATTGCTGGAGGGGGAAGCTTCGATACCCTAGCTAAAGGCTTCACTGAGACCTATGACAGCATGTCTCAGCAAGAAGGCGGCCCTTCTTATCTGGAGAAAGGATTAGGTTTCTTTCCTTATGGGATTATTGACCAGCACTTTGATAACAAAGCGCGGCTGGGCAGGCTAATCGCTACAACCGCCGCTCACGGGGAAGAAAGAGAATATTCTTATGGAATCGACGAGGATACAGCCTTGATTTTTGATAGCAACAAACAAAGCGTCGAAGTAGTAGGAAGAGGCGGCGTTTCCGTAATTGATTTAGCAGAAGCTAAACAGCCGGGTTCGTCTCCATCGAGTTATCAAGACATCCGGTTGTCATGGTTAACCTCAGGGGATCTACTTGATTTAAATTCGAAGGAAACTTCAATTAGTGACCACAAAGTTTCAACTACAGACTATGAATATTTTTACTATGAAGCAGCTCCGCACTCTGGTGTCTTGACTCCTCACCCTATGTTAGGAAACTTTTTATCCTATACGCTACTGGATAATGAAAAAGAACAAGAAGTGAAGAGTTATAGCTTTCATGAAGGAAAAGGTTTTGAGTTGACGTTTAAGAAAGGAAAAGATACCGAAGGCTTTTGGGGATACCAAGATGGAAACAAAGATGATTACTCTTATATTGATGTGTATTTAGATATTCAGCCTGTAAAAGTGGATATTGAACACATAAAGTAA
- a CDS encoding YjzC family protein: protein MADRYKTGEKAPEKGTYKFDGLVEGGNESNITEDEKHIELSNGDTFPPLRSNKEAAYWKKSN from the coding sequence ATGGCTGATCGTTATAAGACAGGTGAAAAAGCTCCAGAAAAAGGAACATACAAATTCGACGGTTTAGTAGAGGGTGGAAATGAGAGCAACATTACTGAGGATGAAAAACATATTGAATTAAGCAATGGAGATACATTCCCTCCTCTTCGCTCTAATAAAGAAGCCGCTTATTGGAAGAAATCCAACTAA
- the uvsE gene encoding UV DNA damage repair endonuclease UvsE produces MTLFRLGYVAMSVNLQNASPSQTMTYKTFTKIRDPEAAIRKLERIAKANIHSCLRLLKHNKAHDIKFFRLSSRLVPLATHEELQGWDYVSPIKEDLKSLGDYAEENRMRLDFHPDHFVVLNSPDQEIFKASVKVLKYHYLLLHEMGIDPTHRCVFHLGGRYADKEKSLERFIDNWSLVPKGIQKVVMIENDDTSYTLENCLYVCEKLNIPLVFDLHHHLANHNGEAWEDYWERVVGTWSHSPLPVKMHISSPKNKKEFKSHADFVDVEMFLDFVKKVNGSTGTIDCMIEAKQKDDALFQLVEELKEHPNVSMETESTFIWKD; encoded by the coding sequence ATGACATTATTCAGACTTGGATATGTAGCGATGAGTGTAAACCTTCAAAATGCTTCCCCATCTCAAACTATGACATATAAAACGTTTACCAAAATTCGCGATCCTGAAGCGGCAATAAGAAAGCTTGAAAGAATTGCAAAAGCAAATATCCATAGCTGTTTACGATTGCTCAAGCACAACAAAGCCCACGACATTAAATTCTTTCGATTGAGTTCAAGGCTGGTACCGCTCGCTACTCATGAAGAATTACAAGGGTGGGACTATGTATCCCCCATTAAAGAAGACCTTAAAAGTCTCGGGGACTACGCAGAAGAGAACCGGATGCGTCTGGACTTTCATCCAGACCATTTTGTAGTGTTAAATTCTCCTGATCAAGAAATATTTAAAGCGTCTGTAAAAGTGTTGAAATACCATTATCTTTTACTTCATGAGATGGGCATTGATCCGACTCACCGCTGTGTGTTTCATTTAGGAGGACGGTATGCAGATAAAGAAAAATCTCTTGAACGTTTTATTGATAACTGGTCGCTAGTGCCTAAGGGGATCCAAAAAGTTGTGATGATCGAAAATGACGATACGTCGTACACGTTGGAGAATTGTTTGTACGTCTGTGAGAAGTTGAATATTCCTCTTGTCTTTGATCTCCATCATCACCTTGCCAATCATAATGGAGAAGCGTGGGAAGATTATTGGGAGAGAGTAGTAGGTACGTGGTCTCACTCCCCGCTGCCAGTTAAAATGCACATCTCGAGTCCGAAGAATAAAAAAGAATTTAAGAGCCATGCAGATTTTGTAGATGTTGAGATGTTCCTCGACTTCGTGAAAAAAGTCAATGGTTCTACGGGGACAATTGATTGTATGATTGAAGCGAAGCAGAAAGATGATGCACTTTTTCAGTTAGTAGAAGAGCTTAAGGAGCATCCAAATGTATCGATGGAGACAGAGAGCACTTTTATATGGAAGGATTAA